A genomic stretch from Campylobacter lari subsp. concheus includes:
- a CDS encoding c-type cytochrome: MKIILFLFFIVYGVWAEDFISPKEYQESLYKNPRGISCAKCHGDGGQQILGYYTKNGEKIPFIVPSIKNTPYTRFREILSQPQEAKSIMPTYSLTEDEMKSLYDYITNNKRSKK; the protein is encoded by the coding sequence ATGAAAATTATTTTATTTTTGTTTTTTATAGTTTATGGTGTTTGGGCTGAAGATTTTATCTCACCTAAAGAATACCAAGAATCCCTTTACAAAAATCCAAGAGGTATAAGTTGTGCTAAATGCCATGGTGATGGAGGACAACAAATACTAGGATATTATACTAAAAATGGAGAAAAAATTCCTTTTATAGTGCCAAGTATTAAAAACACTCCTTATACACGTTTTAGAGAAATTCTAAGTCAACCACAAGAAGCAAAAAGCATTATGCCAACCTACTCATTAACAGAAGATGAGATGAAATCGCTTTATGATTATATTACTAACAACAAAAGGAGTAAAAAATGA
- a CDS encoding flagellar hook-length control protein FliK, with protein MITNISNNQNQFAKNETSKDNKSEKSDKKTSLNDALKNPLFSKNDPEVKLPKDYVSKIDQKLQELLNKLLDQIKTNKDPDLAVLKNHKDLNFAPNFANEVKKLQAELSKNPEFEKLLKVLEDLVKPAKDINNKNLSSLVKNSGVFLEAKLNHSLKEQNLPQSFFSLLNTIKGATSENLKRDISNLDLKNLDTTSTLKELIHILQNHKKDNKISLENTNYKTLFKLFDKIENFKNYINKNPNSISQEKLQNIANNFIKNLNKNLALINKELAKPENIKIQNTHILKEISQSIKDLITLLKDIKNHKNKTETTQENLNKTPHTKDIKEELKEEIKTPQKNTEDKKETQQKQESMTKDKDIQNTKEEKTPQSKDIKENPKEDPKTLQKNAEEPSKNDSKSQNLQANNTKLEDIFKSTSGKILLEDIFKQNVSKNLNFSQNLQEELLNNLNKELGLIGRKLNEVLKALDPKNYEAKNSLDDIKNIEKKLELSIKDLGKITPKDTAEISSELQKDIKSTLLQVSNLAKNLDNESILNQANRLIAQLEFNQLLSLANNSIHTFLPFFWDDLEKSNVVFKRGKKDKFYAQINLEFEKLGKINVFLSLSNDKYIDINMMIENANFRKKLYERAHELKKALVKVGLLSSNFFISDIVKSKFHNQEEYNDFNMGFDTRA; from the coding sequence ATGATAACTAATATTTCTAATAATCAAAATCAATTTGCAAAAAACGAAACAAGCAAAGACAACAAAAGTGAGAAATCAGACAAAAAAACCTCACTCAATGATGCTTTAAAAAATCCTTTGTTTTCTAAAAATGATCCTGAAGTCAAATTACCTAAAGATTATGTAAGCAAAATCGATCAAAAATTACAAGAATTATTAAATAAACTCTTAGATCAAATCAAAACCAACAAAGATCCTGATTTAGCAGTATTAAAAAATCACAAAGATTTAAATTTTGCACCTAATTTTGCCAATGAAGTTAAAAAACTTCAAGCTGAGCTTTCTAAAAATCCTGAATTTGAAAAACTACTTAAAGTTTTAGAAGATCTAGTCAAACCTGCTAAAGATATCAACAATAAAAATCTTTCATCCTTGGTAAAAAATTCAGGTGTATTTTTAGAAGCAAAACTCAATCATTCTTTAAAAGAGCAAAATTTACCACAAAGCTTTTTTAGTCTTTTAAATACCATAAAAGGGGCTACTAGTGAAAATCTAAAACGTGATATAAGTAATTTAGATCTTAAAAATCTTGATACCACAAGCACCTTAAAAGAACTTATTCATATCTTACAAAATCACAAAAAAGATAATAAAATTTCTTTAGAAAATACAAACTACAAGACACTTTTTAAACTATTTGATAAAATAGAAAATTTTAAAAACTATATCAATAAAAATCCAAACTCCATTAGCCAAGAAAAGCTACAAAATATTGCTAATAATTTCATTAAAAATCTTAATAAAAATTTAGCACTTATCAATAAAGAACTAGCCAAACCTGAAAATATAAAAATTCAAAATACGCATATACTAAAAGAAATTAGTCAAAGTATTAAAGATCTTATAACACTTTTAAAAGATATAAAAAATCACAAAAACAAAACTGAAACAACACAAGAAAATTTAAATAAAACTCCACATACTAAAGACATCAAAGAAGAGTTAAAAGAGGAAATAAAAACTCCGCAAAAAAACACAGAGGATAAAAAAGAAACTCAACAAAAACAAGAAAGCATGACAAAGGATAAAGATATTCAAAACACAAAAGAAGAAAAAACACCACAAAGTAAAGATATCAAAGAAAACCCCAAAGAAGATCCTAAAACACTACAAAAAAATGCTGAAGAACCAAGCAAAAATGATAGTAAAAGTCAAAATTTACAAGCAAATAATACTAAATTAGAAGATATATTTAAAAGCACTTCAGGCAAAATTTTACTAGAAGATATTTTCAAACAAAATGTAAGTAAAAACCTTAATTTTAGTCAAAATTTACAAGAAGAGCTTTTAAATAATCTAAACAAAGAACTAGGCCTAATAGGAAGAAAACTCAATGAGGTTTTAAAAGCTTTAGATCCTAAAAATTATGAAGCAAAAAATTCTTTAGATGATATAAAAAATATAGAAAAAAAATTAGAACTTTCTATAAAAGATCTTGGAAAAATTACTCCAAAAGATACCGCAGAAATTTCTTCAGAATTGCAAAAAGATATCAAATCCACTCTTTTACAAGTTTCTAATCTGGCTAAAAATTTAGACAATGAAAGCATACTAAATCAAGCAAATCGTCTTATAGCTCAGCTTGAGTTTAATCAACTTTTATCTTTAGCTAATAATAGCATTCATACTTTTTTACCTTTCTTTTGGGATGATTTAGAAAAATCTAATGTAGTTTTTAAACGCGGTAAAAAAGATAAATTTTATGCACAAATTAATCTTGAATTTGAAAAATTAGGAAAAATCAATGTATTTTTATCTCTAAGCAATGATAAATACATTGATATAAATATGATGATAGAAAATGCTAATTTTAGAAAAAAACTTTACGAAAGAGCACATGAGCTAAAAAAAGCCTTAGTTAAAGTAGGACTTCTAAGCTCTAATTTTTTCATCAGCGATATAGTTAAAAGCAAATTTCACAATCAAGAAGAATACAATGACTTTAATATGGGTTTTGATACAAGGGCTTAA
- a CDS encoding MFS transporter, with translation MLSSKRTIRSLTALFFGMIFVFIGSALTVNSIAIILKHNDVSNFYIGIIGSCYFLGAMVSTISAHRIVSKVGHIRSFGIFAIIFGIATMLHSLNSNLYFWMVLRFLLGFCYYALLMVIESWLNEKAKNAIRSRVIAFYEVVFYSSSGFGILLMSFDFPSSTVFILSASFIMFASIPLFLIRIKEPVLPQKTKISIPKVFDIVPLALVTSFIAGMLLNGFFSMASLFILIQGFGAKEASIFIFCTMLGGFISQLFIGTLSDKISRKFAIILCAFTALSAMLCILLLSYNIYLKYFFGFLLGMGMCCLYALSLARANDMLEDSSKRVELGRAVLFTYSFGALFAPAVLGTLMYYFEGNGFMYFYIVLLTVLIAFAIDKPKFKNLTKFKRKPGNMVMLDDN, from the coding sequence ATGTTAAGCTCAAAGAGAACGATTAGATCATTAACTGCATTGTTTTTTGGTATGATTTTTGTTTTTATAGGAAGTGCTTTAACGGTAAATTCTATAGCAATTATTTTAAAACATAACGATGTTAGTAATTTTTATATAGGGATAATAGGAAGTTGTTATTTTCTTGGTGCTATGGTAAGCACTATTAGTGCTCATAGGATAGTCTCTAAAGTAGGACATATAAGATCTTTTGGAATTTTTGCCATCATTTTTGGTATAGCTACTATGCTTCATAGTTTAAACTCTAATCTATATTTTTGGATGGTTTTGAGATTTTTGCTTGGTTTTTGCTATTATGCACTTTTAATGGTCATAGAATCATGGCTTAATGAAAAAGCAAAAAATGCTATTCGCTCAAGAGTAATAGCCTTTTATGAAGTAGTATTTTATTCATCATCAGGCTTTGGAATTTTACTTATGTCATTTGATTTCCCAAGTAGTACAGTATTTATTTTAAGCGCTAGTTTTATTATGTTTGCTTCTATTCCTTTATTTTTAATCCGTATTAAAGAGCCGGTTTTACCACAAAAAACTAAAATTTCCATCCCTAAAGTTTTTGATATAGTGCCTTTAGCTTTAGTGACAAGCTTTATAGCAGGTATGCTTTTAAATGGATTTTTCTCCATGGCTTCTTTATTTATACTCATACAAGGATTTGGCGCAAAAGAAGCTTCGATTTTTATATTTTGCACCATGTTAGGAGGGTTTATATCTCAACTTTTCATCGGAACCCTTTCTGATAAAATTAGTCGTAAATTTGCTATTATTTTATGTGCTTTTACGGCTTTAAGTGCTATGCTTTGTATTTTATTATTAAGCTATAATATTTATTTAAAATACTTTTTTGGCTTTTTACTAGGTATGGGAATGTGTTGTTTATATGCTCTTTCTTTAGCTAGAGCAAATGACATGCTTGAAGATTCTAGCAAAAGAGTTGAACTTGGTAGAGCCGTTCTTTTTACTTATTCTTTTGGTGCTTTGTTTGCACCTGCTGTGCTTGGAACTTTGATGTATTATTTTGAAGGCAATGGTTTTATGTATTTTTACATTGTTTTATTAACTGTTTTAATTGCCTTTGCTATAGATAAACCAAAATTTAAAAATCTAACCAAATTTAAAAGAAAACCAGGTAATATGGTAATGCTAGATGATAACTAA
- the folD gene encoding bifunctional methylenetetrahydrofolate dehydrogenase/methenyltetrahydrofolate cyclohydrolase FolD produces the protein MTLLDGKKLSDEIKNNLKQEVLELKTQSIEPCLAVILVGEDPASATYVGSKAKACEQCGIKSLVYRLDINTTQNELLALINTLNHDDSVDGILVQLPLPAHINKDIILESINFNKDVDGFHPFNVGNLNLNLKGGFLPCTPLGVMKILEHYDIKLQGADVVVIGASNIVGRPMATLLLNANASVSICHIYTKDLKAYTKNADIIIVAAGCPNLLKEDMVKEGVIVVDVGINRVDGKIVGDVDFENVSKKASYITPVPGGVGPMTIAMLLENTIKSAKNRIKK, from the coding sequence ATGACACTTTTAGATGGTAAAAAGCTAAGCGATGAGATAAAAAATAATCTAAAACAAGAAGTATTAGAACTTAAAACCCAAAGCATAGAGCCTTGTTTGGCTGTGATTTTAGTAGGTGAAGATCCTGCTAGTGCTACTTATGTGGGCTCTAAAGCAAAGGCTTGTGAGCAATGCGGGATTAAATCTTTGGTTTATAGACTTGATATAAATACAACTCAAAATGAACTTTTGGCTTTGATTAATACCTTAAATCATGATGATAGTGTTGATGGAATTTTGGTTCAGCTTCCATTACCAGCACATATTAATAAAGATATCATTCTAGAAAGTATTAATTTTAATAAAGATGTAGATGGTTTTCATCCTTTTAATGTTGGGAATTTAAATTTAAATTTAAAAGGTGGTTTTTTGCCATGTACGCCTTTGGGTGTTATGAAAATTTTAGAGCATTATGATATAAAATTACAAGGTGCTGATGTGGTTGTAATAGGAGCTTCTAATATAGTAGGTCGTCCTATGGCTACGCTTTTATTAAATGCTAATGCTAGTGTGAGTATTTGTCATATTTATACAAAAGATTTAAAAGCTTATACAAAAAATGCTGATATTATCATCGTAGCAGCAGGTTGTCCAAATCTTTTAAAAGAAGATATGGTTAAAGAGGGTGTGATAGTAGTTGATGTAGGGATCAATAGAGTTGATGGTAAAATAGTAGGTGATGTTGATTTTGAAAATGTAAGTAAAAAAGCTAGTTATATTACTCCTGTGCCAGGTGGGGTAGGACCTATGACTATAGCAATGCTTTTAGAAAATACTATAAAATCAGCTAAAAATAGGATTAAAAAATGA
- a CDS encoding AtpZ/AtpI family protein, which yields MNKRQTIIRKGIEAADGLSLGISMVVAVLIGVGIGYFLKNLTGIAWLFWVGVFIGVAAAILNVYKAYKAQVKSYEEFKEENRYKDLKNDPKA from the coding sequence ATGAATAAAAGACAAACAATCATTCGTAAAGGTATAGAAGCTGCAGATGGATTAAGCCTTGGCATATCCATGGTTGTAGCTGTTTTAATCGGGGTTGGCATAGGCTATTTTTTAAAAAATTTAACTGGTATAGCTTGGCTTTTTTGGGTAGGAGTGTTTATAGGAGTAGCTGCGGCGATTTTAAATGTTTATAAAGCTTACAAAGCACAAGTAAAAAGCTATGAGGAATTTAAAGAAGAAAATCGCTATAAAGACTTAAAAAATGATCCTAAAGCCTAA
- the hemL gene encoding glutamate-1-semialdehyde 2,1-aminomutase: MKNNKKAFEEACEYIAGGVDSPVRAFANVGSNPLFIKQGKGAYISDIEDNTYIDYVQSWGPLLFGHCDEDIEKACKKALEHGSSFGAPTLAETKLAKFILKDWPHLDKIRFVSSGTEATMSAIRLARGFSKKDKIIKFEGCYHGHSDSLLVSAGSGAATFNTPSSLGVLTDVAKNTLVAIYNDIDSVKNLINNDDNIACIIIEPIAGNMGLVPAKIEFLQELRKLCDEHQILLIFDEVMSGFRASYLGSFGINNIKADIVTFGKVIGGGMPAAAFAARAEIMDLLSPLGGVYQAGTLSGNPLAMASGYASLKKARNYEGLYEKLEKLGKRLTQGLKEAANDCKIPLQVNCVGSMFGFFFCENPVNNYQDALKSDTKLFAKFHAQMLSKGVYLAPSQFETGFICECMDKKIIDKTIQAAQESFKTL, translated from the coding sequence ATGAAAAATAATAAAAAAGCCTTTGAAGAAGCTTGTGAATATATAGCAGGCGGGGTTGATTCTCCTGTACGTGCTTTTGCAAATGTAGGTAGCAATCCTTTATTTATCAAGCAAGGAAAAGGTGCTTATATTAGTGATATAGAAGATAATACTTATATAGATTATGTACAAAGTTGGGGGCCTTTACTTTTTGGACATTGTGATGAGGATATTGAAAAAGCTTGTAAAAAAGCATTAGAACATGGTTCAAGCTTTGGCGCACCAACCCTAGCTGAAACTAAATTAGCTAAATTTATCCTAAAAGATTGGCCGCATTTGGACAAAATACGCTTTGTAAGCAGTGGTACAGAAGCTACTATGAGTGCAATTCGTCTTGCAAGAGGATTTAGCAAAAAAGATAAAATCATCAAATTTGAAGGATGTTATCATGGGCATTCTGATTCTTTATTAGTAAGCGCTGGAAGTGGTGCAGCTACTTTTAATACCCCAAGTTCACTAGGAGTTTTAACTGATGTAGCTAAAAACACTTTAGTGGCTATTTATAATGACATTGATAGTGTTAAAAACTTAATCAATAATGATGATAATATAGCTTGTATTATTATAGAGCCAATTGCAGGAAATATGGGTTTAGTACCTGCTAAAATAGAATTTTTACAAGAGCTAAGAAAACTATGTGATGAGCATCAAATTCTTTTAATTTTTGATGAAGTTATGAGTGGCTTTAGAGCTTCATATCTAGGCTCTTTTGGAATTAATAATATAAAAGCTGATATAGTAACTTTTGGTAAGGTTATAGGCGGAGGTATGCCTGCAGCTGCTTTTGCTGCAAGAGCTGAGATTATGGATTTATTAAGTCCTTTGGGCGGGGTATATCAAGCAGGAACACTAAGTGGCAATCCTCTTGCTATGGCTTCAGGCTATGCGAGCTTAAAAAAAGCAAGGAATTATGAAGGTTTATATGAAAAATTAGAAAAACTAGGCAAAAGACTTACTCAAGGCCTTAAAGAAGCTGCAAATGATTGTAAAATTCCTTTGCAAGTTAATTGTGTTGGATCTATGTTTGGATTTTTCTTTTGCGAAAACCCTGTTAATAACTATCAAGATGCTTTAAAATCAGATACTAAATTATTTGCTAAATTTCATGCACAAATGCTAAGCAAAGGCGTGTATTTGGCACCATCTCAATTTGAAACAGGTTTTATATGTGAATGTATGGATAAAAAAATCATTGATAAAACCATACAAGCAGCACAAGAAAGTTTTAAAACCCTATGA
- a CDS encoding ABC-F family ATP-binding cassette domain-containing protein has protein sequence MALIDLIDANKKFNTKIVLENANFSANLGEKIAIIGKNGEGKSSFLKALIGSLKLDSGRVIKQNNASIGMLSQQVSFESSLSVSEAIKKELEEIYQALKEFENYNEKLAFDPENKEYLKKVDELSLFIDSKDAWNLDQKIQRILEEFKLLEYKDRALCSLSGGEIRRVGLCTLLLKNPDILLLDEPTNHLDVYMSSFLEERLKVSKMCVIFISHDRYFIDAIAQKCVEIEAGKLSIFEGGYTQYLEKKAAILASLAKSHETLLKQLKSEEEWLRRGVKARLKRNEGRKERILKMREEAKKNPGAIKRLQLEIKRASKNFNQTQSQNRKKMLFELKNISKSIANKTLFKDFNARILQGERIAIVGKNGCGKSTFLKILLDQIPLDSGEIKRGEVKIGYFDQSRSLLNTDKKLLEIFCPNGGDHIQVRGKNMHVYGYLKQFLFPKEFLEQSVSVLSGGEKNRVALALLFTKEYDVLVLDEPTNDLDIATINILEEYLLSFEGAILLVSHDRYFVDKIATKLYAFEDNANINIEVLSYSEYLENEKEYKDFEEFSKSLETNTTTSVKTKEKSSKKLSYKENEILNSYPDKIHKLEEEIKEIKNALSNPAIYQELGINTLYEKLNSLENELSILEEAYFEVLEKSESTD, from the coding sequence TTGGCTTTAATAGATTTAATCGATGCAAATAAGAAATTTAATACAAAAATAGTTTTAGAAAATGCAAATTTTAGTGCAAATTTAGGAGAAAAAATCGCCATTATAGGCAAAAATGGCGAAGGAAAATCAAGCTTTTTAAAAGCTCTTATAGGAAGTTTAAAACTAGATAGTGGTAGAGTAATCAAACAAAATAATGCTAGCATAGGCATGCTAAGCCAACAAGTAAGCTTTGAAAGCAGCTTAAGTGTGAGCGAAGCCATCAAAAAAGAACTTGAAGAAATTTACCAAGCCTTAAAAGAATTTGAAAACTATAATGAAAAACTAGCTTTTGATCCAGAAAATAAAGAATATTTAAAAAAAGTAGACGAATTAAGTTTATTTATAGATTCAAAAGACGCATGGAATTTAGACCAAAAAATACAAAGAATACTAGAAGAGTTTAAACTATTAGAGTATAAAGACAGAGCACTTTGCTCTTTAAGCGGAGGAGAAATAAGACGCGTAGGACTTTGCACGCTTTTGCTGAAAAATCCTGATATATTATTGCTTGATGAGCCAACTAATCATCTAGATGTATATATGAGTAGCTTTTTAGAAGAAAGATTAAAAGTTTCTAAAATGTGTGTTATTTTCATCTCTCATGATAGGTATTTTATCGATGCAATAGCACAAAAATGCGTAGAAATAGAAGCAGGAAAATTAAGCATTTTTGAGGGTGGATATACGCAATATCTAGAAAAAAAAGCAGCTATTTTAGCTTCCTTAGCTAAAAGCCATGAAACCTTACTCAAGCAACTAAAAAGTGAAGAAGAATGGCTAAGAAGAGGAGTTAAAGCTAGACTTAAACGCAACGAAGGACGCAAAGAGCGCATTTTAAAAATGCGCGAAGAGGCTAAGAAAAATCCAGGAGCTATCAAACGCTTACAACTTGAAATCAAAAGAGCGAGCAAAAATTTCAATCAAACTCAAAGTCAAAATCGTAAAAAAATGCTTTTTGAACTCAAAAATATCTCAAAATCTATCGCCAACAAGACACTTTTTAAAGACTTTAATGCGCGAATTTTACAAGGTGAACGCATAGCCATAGTAGGTAAAAATGGCTGTGGTAAATCTACTTTTTTAAAAATTTTACTTGATCAAATTCCGCTTGATAGCGGGGAAATTAAAAGAGGTGAAGTTAAAATAGGCTATTTTGATCAAAGTAGAAGCTTACTCAATACTGATAAAAAACTTTTAGAAATTTTTTGCCCAAATGGCGGTGATCACATTCAAGTGCGTGGTAAAAATATGCATGTTTATGGATATTTAAAACAATTTTTATTTCCAAAAGAATTTTTAGAACAAAGTGTGAGTGTGTTAAGCGGGGGTGAGAAAAATAGAGTTGCATTAGCTTTGCTTTTTACTAAAGAATATGATGTATTAGTCTTAGATGAACCAACAAATGATTTAGATATAGCTACAATAAATATCTTAGAAGAATATTTACTTTCTTTTGAAGGTGCGATTTTGCTTGTATCACATGATAGATATTTTGTTGATAAAATAGCAACTAAACTTTATGCTTTTGAAGATAATGCAAATATTAATATAGAAGTTCTTTCTTACAGCGAATATTTAGAAAATGAAAAAGAATACAAAGACTTTGAAGAATTTTCCAAAAGTTTAGAAACAAACACCACAACAAGTGTAAAAACAAAAGAAAAATCAAGTAAAAAACTAAGCTATAAAGAAAATGAAATTTTAAACTCATATCCTGATAAAATTCATAAATTAGAAGAAGAAATCAAAGAAATTAAAAATGCTCTAAGCAATCCTGCAATCTATCAAGAACTAGGTATAAATACCCTTTATGAAAAACTAAATTCCTTAGAAAATGAACTTAGTATTTTAGAAGAAGCTTATTTTGAGGTTTTAGAAAAAAGTGAAAGTACTGATTAA
- a CDS encoding FlhB-like flagellar biosynthesis protein — translation MAKKIKKAVALGYNKEDQNAPKILANAKGENAAKIISLAKENGIPIKEDKDLVEVLSKLDLGDEIPPNMYKAVAEIFAFLYKVANEDEIKQNPQSS, via the coding sequence ATGGCTAAAAAAATAAAAAAAGCCGTTGCACTAGGCTATAACAAAGAAGATCAAAATGCACCAAAAATTCTAGCTAATGCTAAAGGTGAAAACGCTGCTAAAATCATCTCTTTAGCTAAAGAAAATGGCATACCCATAAAAGAAGACAAAGACTTAGTAGAAGTACTTAGTAAACTCGACTTAGGCGATGAAATCCCACCTAATATGTATAAAGCAGTGGCTGAAATTTTTGCCTTTTTATATAAAGTTGCCAATGAAGATGAGATTAAACAAAATCCGCAATCTTCTTAG
- a CDS encoding metallophosphoesterase: MRVFVFFTLLVLFFALANWYIYKRFLSRVDFLKPYEKFVLALVLIVFACELIFFVNMRGDFLHEKLYYILAIFPTITCFFLFFGVVFEIGSWIFFNENKKEQIFSLQRRKFLKLIFDSWLIILSVSMVFKGFVNAISAPKVNEVDIKIKNLKEDLNIALLSDVHLGKNLGEDFLKTLIDEVNALNADIIIIAGDLIDADIASMTYINLLENFKSKYGTYFVYGNHEYYNDINAISKKLKTLKNFKVLEDESIDFGDFTLSGTLDLAAKRLGFKESNIEKIKTQINQEKVNILITHQPKYVKTYDVSGFDLILSGHTHAGQIFPFSLLVYLEQGFVYGLYKLSKDSLLYVSSGAGFWGPAVRFLAPSEIALIRLKGE, translated from the coding sequence ATGAGAGTGTTTGTTTTTTTTACTTTATTAGTTTTATTTTTTGCTTTGGCGAATTGGTATATTTATAAAAGATTTTTAAGTAGGGTTGATTTTTTAAAACCTTATGAGAAGTTTGTATTAGCTCTTGTTTTAATAGTTTTTGCATGTGAATTAATCTTTTTTGTAAATATGCGCGGGGATTTTTTGCATGAAAAGCTTTATTATATTTTAGCGATTTTTCCTACTATTACCTGCTTTTTCTTGTTTTTTGGAGTGGTTTTTGAAATTGGCTCATGGATTTTCTTTAACGAAAATAAAAAAGAGCAAATTTTTAGCCTTCAAAGAAGAAAGTTTTTAAAATTAATTTTTGATTCTTGGCTTATTATACTTAGCGTTAGTATGGTGTTTAAAGGCTTTGTAAATGCTATCAGCGCGCCTAAGGTTAATGAGGTAGATATTAAAATTAAAAATTTAAAAGAAGATTTAAACATAGCTTTGCTTTCTGATGTGCATTTAGGGAAAAATTTAGGTGAAGATTTTTTAAAAACCTTAATTGATGAGGTTAATGCTTTAAATGCTGATATAATCATCATAGCTGGGGATTTAATCGATGCAGATATAGCTAGTATGACTTATATTAATTTATTAGAAAATTTTAAATCAAAATATGGTACTTATTTTGTATATGGAAATCATGAGTATTATAATGATATAAATGCAATAAGTAAAAAGCTTAAAACGCTTAAAAATTTCAAAGTTTTAGAAGATGAAAGTATTGATTTTGGTGATTTTACTTTAAGTGGGACTTTGGATTTGGCTGCTAAGCGTTTGGGATTTAAAGAAAGCAATATAGAAAAAATCAAAACTCAAATCAATCAAGAAAAGGTTAATATTTTAATCACACATCAGCCAAAATATGTAAAAACTTATGATGTGAGCGGGTTTGATTTAATTCTATCAGGACATACACATGCAGGACAAATTTTCCCTTTTTCTTTGCTAGTATATTTAGAGCAAGGCTTTGTGTATGGACTTTATAAATTAAGCAAAGATAGCTTGCTTTATGTAAGTAGTGGAGCTGGATTTTGGGGGCCTGCTGTGAGATTTTTAGCTCCTAGTGAGATAGCTTTGATTAGATTAAAAGGAGAATGA
- a CDS encoding phosphatidylserine decarboxylase has translation MGFSNSASKMFGIVAKYKFPKIIQKNINKAYVNAFNINMSEFKPLEEYESLNALFTRTLLNERELEDGFVSPSDGKILELGSSFQNDLKENLAFSIKGSSYSIEELLKNSASKEELENGIDYVNIYLSPKDYHHYHAPCNMQILSATYMSGALFSVSEAKLAKIINLYTKNERVVLKCLVEGKFILWMVFVGALNVGKMHFNFDTSIQTNAANFDFTHTYEDLFVKKGQRLGNFELGSTIVLIAQKGFLKFSKNAYEQVEFSKKIADFV, from the coding sequence GTGGGATTTAGCAATAGCGCTTCAAAAATGTTTGGAATCGTAGCAAAATATAAATTTCCAAAAATCATACAAAAAAATATTAATAAAGCTTATGTAAATGCTTTTAATATCAATATGAGTGAATTTAAGCCTTTAGAAGAATATGAGAGCTTAAATGCTTTATTTACAAGAACTTTGTTAAATGAGCGAGAATTAGAAGATGGCTTTGTAAGTCCAAGTGATGGTAAAATTTTAGAACTTGGAAGTAGTTTTCAAAATGATTTAAAAGAAAATTTAGCCTTTAGCATTAAAGGTTCAAGTTATAGCATAGAAGAGCTTTTGAAAAATTCAGCTAGTAAAGAAGAATTAGAAAATGGCATAGATTATGTAAATATTTATTTATCTCCAAAAGATTATCATCATTATCATGCACCTTGTAATATGCAAATTTTAAGTGCTACATATATGAGTGGGGCTTTATTTAGTGTGAGTGAGGCAAAATTAGCTAAGATTATAAACCTTTATACTAAAAATGAAAGAGTAGTTTTAAAGTGCTTAGTGGAAGGAAAATTTATACTTTGGATGGTATTTGTGGGTGCGCTAAATGTAGGTAAAATGCACTTTAATTTTGATACTAGCATACAAACTAATGCTGCAAATTTTGATTTTACTCATACTTATGAAGATCTTTTTGTAAAAAAAGGCCAAAGGCTTGGAAATTTTGAGCTAGGTTCGACTATAGTTTTAATCGCCCAAAAAGGATTTTTAAAATTTAGTAAAAATGCCTATGAACAAGTTGAATTTTCTAAGAAGATTGCGGATTTTGTTTAA